In one Paracoccus everestensis genomic region, the following are encoded:
- the gatC gene encoding Asp-tRNA(Asn)/Glu-tRNA(Gln) amidotransferase subunit GatC, whose translation MSITEDQARKVAHLARIAVDDAALPALARELNGILHFMEQLSEVDVTGVEPMTGVTPMRLKRRQDAVTAGGMADKILSNAPDAREGFFAVPKVVE comes from the coding sequence ATGTCGATCACCGAGGATCAGGCCCGCAAGGTCGCCCATCTGGCGCGCATCGCCGTCGATGACGCCGCTTTGCCCGCGCTTGCGCGCGAGTTGAACGGCATCCTGCATTTCATGGAACAACTGTCCGAAGTCGATGTGACAGGCGTCGAACCCATGACCGGCGTCACACCCATGCGCCTGAAGCGGCGGCAGGATGCCGTGACGGCCGGCGGCATGGCCGACAAGATCCTGTCCAATGCCCCCGACGCGCGCGAGGGATTCTTTGCCGTTCCGAAGGTGGTGGAATGA
- the gatA gene encoding Asp-tRNA(Asn)/Glu-tRNA(Gln) amidotransferase subunit GatA has translation MTDLNTLTIADARDALRKGDTTAVELTEACLSAIQAAGALNAFVHDTPDMARDMAQAADARIKAGDGTALTGIPLGIKDVFCVKSVPSQAASRILEGFRPEYESTVTQNLWNAGAVMLGKLNQDEFAMGSANESSVYGPAVNPWKVDDRQLTPGGSSGGSAAAVAADLCLAATGTDTGGSIRQPAAFTGIVGLKPTYGRVSRWGVIAYASSLDQAGPMTKTVRDAAIMLGAMASVDPQDSTSADHPVPDYEAMLTGDIRGKRIGIPREYRVDGMPPEIDALWHKGAEMLRDAGAEIVDISLPHTKYALPAYYVIAPAEASSNLARYDGVRYGRRARLGQGDGITDMYEKTRAEGFGPEVQRRIMIGTYVLSAGFYDAYYNRARKVRALIKRDFDMAFADGIDAILAPTTPSAAFGLGAMDSSDPVAMYLNDVFTVTLNLAGLPGIAVPVGLDKQGLPLGLQLFGRPFEEGELLNHALVLERAAGFVAKPGRWW, from the coding sequence ATGACTGACCTGAACACCCTGACCATTGCGGACGCGCGCGATGCGCTGCGCAAGGGCGACACCACCGCCGTCGAGTTGACCGAGGCCTGCCTTTCCGCCATTCAGGCCGCAGGCGCGTTGAACGCCTTTGTCCACGACACCCCCGACATGGCGCGCGACATGGCCCAGGCCGCCGATGCCCGCATCAAGGCGGGCGACGGCACCGCGCTGACCGGGATCCCGCTGGGCATCAAGGACGTGTTCTGCGTGAAAAGCGTGCCGTCGCAGGCCGCCAGCCGCATCCTGGAAGGGTTTCGCCCAGAATACGAATCCACCGTGACGCAGAACCTGTGGAACGCGGGCGCGGTGATGCTGGGCAAGCTGAACCAGGACGAATTCGCCATGGGTTCGGCCAACGAATCCAGCGTCTATGGCCCGGCGGTGAATCCGTGGAAGGTCGATGACCGGCAGTTGACGCCGGGCGGCAGTTCGGGCGGATCGGCGGCGGCGGTGGCCGCAGATCTGTGTCTGGCCGCGACCGGGACCGATACCGGCGGCTCCATCCGCCAGCCTGCGGCCTTTACCGGCATCGTGGGGCTGAAGCCTACCTATGGCCGGGTCAGCCGCTGGGGCGTGATCGCCTATGCGTCGTCCCTGGACCAGGCGGGACCGATGACCAAGACAGTGCGCGACGCGGCGATCATGCTGGGCGCGATGGCATCCGTCGATCCGCAGGATTCGACCAGTGCCGATCACCCGGTGCCCGATTACGAGGCCATGCTGACCGGCGACATCCGTGGCAAGCGGATCGGCATCCCGCGTGAATACCGCGTGGACGGGATGCCCCCCGAAATCGACGCGCTGTGGCACAAGGGTGCCGAGATGCTGCGGGACGCTGGCGCGGAAATCGTCGATATCAGCCTGCCGCACACGAAATACGCGCTGCCCGCCTATTACGTCATCGCGCCGGCCGAGGCGTCGTCGAACCTCGCCCGCTATGACGGGGTGCGCTATGGCCGCCGCGCCCGGCTGGGCCAGGGCGACGGCATTACCGATATGTATGAAAAGACCCGGGCCGAGGGTTTCGGCCCCGAGGTTCAGCGCCGCATCATGATCGGTACCTATGTTCTGTCGGCGGGCTTCTATGACGCCTATTACAACCGCGCCCGCAAGGTCCGCGCGCTGATCAAGCGCGACTTCGACATGGCCTTTGCCGATGGCATCGACGCGATCCTGGCGCCCACCACGCCCTCGGCCGCCTTTGGCCTTGGGGCCATGGACAGCAGCGATCCGGTGGCGATGTATCTCAACGACGTTTTCACCGTGACGCTGAACCTGGCCGGACTGCCGGGCATCGCGGTCCCCGTGGGTCTGGACAAGCAGGGCCTGCCCCTGGGCCTGCAGCTGTTCGGCCGCCCCTTCGAGGAAGGCGAGTTGCTGAACCACGCGCTTGTCCTGGAACGCGCCGCCGGATTTGTGGCCAAGCCCGGTCGCTGGTGGTAG
- a CDS encoding 2-hydroxyacid dehydrogenase, with amino-acid sequence MKPDILIAYPLQPRFMDDLGARYTLHWLDQAADRDAVLAQAGPVCTAMVVNGHVAVDAALLDRLPALRLAACSSAGFDMMDLPEMTRRGITLTNTSVALVDDVADTAILLMLAARRRLVEGDAHVRSGDWGRQAAFPLTTSTAGKRAGILGLGNIGAAIARRCEAMGLRIGYSGRNAKPGVDYAYFPDPVALADWADILIVATPGGAGTAGLVSADVLRALGRRGTLVNIARGSVVDEAALIEALRGGVIAHAGLDVFLNEPHPDPALTALPNVTLYPHHASGTEETRDRMAQLTVGNLDAFFAGRPLLTPVN; translated from the coding sequence ATGAAACCCGACATCCTGATCGCCTATCCCCTGCAACCCCGCTTCATGGACGACCTTGGCGCACGCTATACCCTGCACTGGCTGGATCAGGCCGCCGACAGGGACGCCGTGCTGGCCCAGGCCGGGCCGGTCTGCACGGCCATGGTGGTGAACGGGCACGTGGCCGTCGATGCGGCATTGCTGGACCGGTTACCCGCCTTGCGGCTGGCCGCCTGTTCGTCGGCAGGCTTCGACATGATGGATCTGCCTGAAATGACGCGGCGGGGGATCACGCTGACCAACACATCCGTCGCGCTTGTGGATGATGTTGCCGATACGGCGATCCTGCTGATGCTGGCCGCGCGGCGGCGGCTGGTTGAGGGGGATGCCCATGTCCGTTCGGGCGACTGGGGACGGCAGGCGGCGTTTCCGCTGACCACCTCGACGGCGGGCAAGCGGGCAGGCATCCTGGGCCTGGGCAATATCGGCGCGGCCATAGCCCGGCGTTGCGAGGCGATGGGGCTGCGCATCGGCTATTCCGGCCGTAACGCCAAGCCGGGGGTGGATTACGCGTATTTCCCCGACCCCGTGGCCTTGGCGGACTGGGCCGACATCCTGATCGTCGCCACGCCGGGCGGGGCAGGGACCGCAGGGCTGGTATCGGCCGATGTGCTGCGCGCGCTTGGACGACGGGGCACGCTGGTCAATATCGCCCGCGGATCGGTCGTGGACGAGGCCGCGCTGATCGAGGCGTTGCGCGGCGGGGTGATCGCCCATGCGGGGCTGGACGTGTTCCTGAACGAACCCCATCCCGACCCGGCATTGACGGCGCTGCCAAATGTCACGCTGTATCCCCATCACGCCAGCGGGACCGAGGAGACGCGCGACCGCATGGCGCAACTGACGGTGGGCAACCTCGACGCGTTCTTCGCGGGCCGGCCGCTGCTGACCCCGGTGAACTGA
- a CDS encoding N-acetylmuramoyl-L-alanine amidase gives MSGGFPSPNHGDRRGQRPELIVLHYTGMADAAGARARLCDPAAQVSAHWLILEDGRAEALVPEHRRAWHAGAGSWQGRDDVNSRSIGIEIANPGDRPFPLRQMDGVASLLRGIMDRWGIGPDGVIGHSDMAPGRKIDPGPRFDWQRLACEGLALQRGRGPDLPLDASLTRIGYPPVDAAARLAAFRLRFRPWGQGAECAADRRCATFVVASMGAAKRGAGV, from the coding sequence GTGAGCGGAGGTTTCCCCAGTCCCAACCATGGCGACAGGCGCGGCCAGCGCCCCGAACTGATCGTGCTGCATTACACGGGCATGGCCGATGCCGCCGGCGCCCGCGCGCGCCTGTGCGATCCAGCAGCCCAGGTCAGCGCGCATTGGTTGATCCTGGAGGATGGCCGTGCCGAGGCCCTGGTCCCCGAGCATCGCCGCGCCTGGCACGCGGGCGCGGGATCCTGGCAAGGCCGGGACGACGTGAATTCCCGCTCGATCGGGATCGAGATCGCCAACCCCGGCGACCGCCCCTTTCCCCTGCGCCAGATGGACGGGGTTGCGTCGCTGTTGCGCGGCATCATGGACCGCTGGGGGATCGGACCCGATGGGGTGATCGGCCATTCCGACATGGCGCCGGGCCGCAAGATCGACCCTGGTCCCCGCTTTGACTGGCAGCGCCTGGCGTGCGAAGGCCTGGCCCTGCAAAGGGGCCGGGGACCGGACTTGCCTCTGGACGCCAGTCTGACCCGGATCGGCTATCCCCCCGTGGACGCCGCCGCCCGCCTTGCCGCCTTCCGCCTGCGCTTCCGCCCCTGGGGGCAGGGGGCGGAATGCGCCGCCGACCGCCGTTGCGCGACCTTTGTGGTGGCGTCCATGGGTGCTGCGAAGCGTGGCGCCGGGGTCTGA
- a CDS encoding IS110 family RNA-guided transposase: MINRTIGIDLAIRGDHVAQIYDNGQPVGRPIRFRHNPCSLDAFVARAISDIGPDDCVQAIMEPTGMSWFPVAHRLADVGVAVARVKGKRVKALRRYLSEHAKTDLADAHVLAAIPSFGGPRLDPVHIPAPKSHALQRLTKQRSRFQDAVASAKRRLLDLVRWASPLLERVLPDFGTRLAMALLQHWVDPEVVLKARRSTIARFIALHASGNHPHSGAFVDALIEGLRQAAREALALHRDHLDFTELQAEICIEIDVMKVNMLARDQLTLKIEAIYCELQPEDVLRTIPGIGRHLAPVLLGVLHCADRFQSERHIRGFCGLFPRRSDSGGTERPGQKITQGGNDRIKRALMLAADAARKIDPDLAEVYCKMMTHRSHHHKQALCAVANRLVSRIFHVLRTGKPYILRDRDGREISLAEAKALITERYTVSESIRATRRVNRVSIAA, from the coding sequence ATGATCAACAGAACGATTGGAATAGACCTCGCCATCCGAGGTGATCATGTCGCCCAGATCTACGACAATGGCCAGCCTGTCGGCCGGCCCATACGGTTCCGTCACAACCCTTGCTCCCTAGACGCTTTCGTTGCGCGCGCAATCTCCGATATAGGCCCGGATGACTGCGTGCAGGCGATCATGGAACCCACCGGCATGAGCTGGTTTCCGGTTGCCCACCGGCTCGCCGATGTCGGCGTCGCAGTCGCGCGCGTCAAAGGCAAGCGGGTGAAGGCCCTGCGCCGCTACCTGTCTGAACACGCCAAGACCGATCTGGCGGATGCGCATGTCTTGGCTGCCATTCCGAGCTTCGGAGGGCCGAGGCTCGATCCGGTTCATATCCCAGCCCCGAAGAGCCATGCCTTGCAGCGTCTTACCAAGCAGCGCAGCCGCTTCCAGGATGCCGTTGCCTCAGCCAAGCGTCGGCTTCTCGATCTCGTTCGATGGGCATCCCCGCTTCTCGAGCGCGTGCTGCCAGACTTCGGCACCCGGCTCGCCATGGCGCTTCTGCAGCATTGGGTCGATCCGGAGGTAGTCCTCAAGGCGCGAAGGTCTACGATCGCACGCTTCATTGCCCTGCATGCCAGCGGAAATCATCCTCATAGCGGTGCCTTTGTTGATGCGCTTATCGAAGGGCTCCGCCAGGCCGCCCGGGAAGCCCTTGCCCTTCATCGCGATCATCTCGACTTTACTGAACTGCAGGCCGAGATCTGCATCGAGATTGATGTCATGAAGGTCAACATGCTCGCTCGGGACCAGTTGACGCTCAAGATCGAGGCAATTTACTGCGAATTGCAGCCCGAAGATGTCCTGCGCACCATCCCCGGCATCGGTCGCCATCTGGCACCCGTGCTGCTGGGGGTGCTCCATTGTGCCGACCGCTTCCAATCTGAGCGACACATTCGCGGCTTCTGCGGTCTGTTTCCGCGCCGTTCGGACAGCGGCGGCACCGAAAGGCCAGGCCAGAAGATCACCCAAGGCGGCAATGATCGGATCAAGCGTGCTCTTATGCTGGCAGCCGACGCCGCCCGAAAGATCGATCCTGATCTTGCCGAGGTCTACTGCAAGATGATGACCCACCGGAGCCACCACCACAAGCAAGCCCTCTGCGCCGTCGCCAATCGGCTCGTCAGCCGCATCTTCCACGTTTTGCGAACTGGGAAGCCATATATCTTGCGTGACCGAGACGGGCGCGAGATCTCTCTTGCCGAGGCAAAGGCCCTGATCACCGAGCGCTACACCGTATCCGAAAGCATCCGTGCCACACGGCGCGTCAATCGAGTTTCCATTGCGGCATAG
- the ctaD gene encoding cytochrome c oxidase subunit I, giving the protein MTADLQPVAPNPPQKALRLHRQLEGVWSDLPGWRGALASVNHTTIGLRFMATSFVFFAVGGVLAMLIRAQLATRDGAFLDTALYNQIFTMHGSIMMFLFAIPMLEGLSMWLLPKILGARDMAFPRLGALGYWCYLFGGTIILASLLFGVAPDGGWFMYVPLSGKTHTPGISADVWLLGVTFVEISAVAAAVEIIVTILRLRAAGMALTRMPLMGWYMLGTAAMMLVGFPPLILGSILLELERAFDWPFFDVLRGGDPLLWQHLFWLFGHPEVYIIFLPAAGVLSTIIPVFARVPILGYGAIVAAIVGLVFLSFGLWVHHMFTVGIPHMALAFFSAASALVAVPTSVQIFSWIGTMWAGRVELRLPMLHVIGFFLTFVMGGLTGVMLAMVPFNWQAHDTHFVVAHLHYVLVGGFVFPMMAGVTYWMPMISGRFRVRALGEAAFWLILLGFHGTFFLMHLTGLLGMPRRIDRYPDNPEWEWLNLISSVGGMVMAMGFALFVLDIAMQWLFGRRSYRNPWRADTLDWAMALPAPSYNFASLPGPGRCDAGAVLPLARGEGLLPGAPRTRREVLVTDGGTGRPDHVAVVPGNTMLPIWTAAALGSFFLLMLAGLYWLTPLAVAAVLWAGWHWGGFMGSPRDAAPIPVAPGLALPEHWQVRRTLAYSGTVTLLVAGGTLYASLLFGVGFLTVIAPNWPAPDSGLTLGALLTAGAALLAMAGATLAAILAETRRADPLGVTVALAGVLAAGLAVALLGVLAWQLDDPRRHARDALRAVLLGHAGFYGVVTLMLALRSLCDARQGRTSRMRRGAAPVWQLFQAFWLATSVLSLGVVALQEIG; this is encoded by the coding sequence ATGACCGCAGATCTGCAGCCCGTCGCGCCGAACCCGCCCCAAAAGGCCCTGCGGCTGCACCGGCAGTTGGAGGGGGTCTGGTCCGACCTGCCGGGGTGGCGGGGCGCGCTTGCCTCGGTCAATCACACCACGATCGGGCTGCGGTTCATGGCGACCTCGTTCGTGTTCTTTGCCGTCGGCGGCGTGCTGGCGATGCTGATCCGGGCGCAGCTTGCCACGCGGGACGGGGCGTTCCTGGATACCGCGCTGTATAACCAGATCTTCACGATGCACGGCAGCATCATGATGTTCCTGTTTGCCATTCCCATGCTGGAAGGGCTGTCCATGTGGCTGCTGCCCAAGATCCTGGGCGCGCGCGACATGGCATTCCCCCGGTTAGGGGCGCTTGGATACTGGTGCTATCTGTTCGGCGGCACGATCATCCTGGCGTCCTTGCTGTTCGGCGTGGCGCCCGATGGCGGCTGGTTCATGTATGTGCCGCTATCGGGCAAGACCCATACCCCCGGCATCAGCGCCGATGTCTGGCTGCTGGGGGTGACATTCGTCGAGATTTCGGCCGTGGCGGCGGCGGTCGAGATCATCGTGACGATCCTGCGCCTGCGCGCGGCGGGGATGGCGCTGACCCGGATGCCGCTGATGGGCTGGTATATGCTGGGGACGGCCGCGATGATGCTGGTGGGCTTTCCGCCGCTGATCCTGGGGTCCATCCTTCTGGAACTGGAACGCGCTTTCGACTGGCCGTTCTTCGACGTGCTGCGCGGCGGCGACCCGCTGCTGTGGCAGCACCTGTTCTGGCTGTTTGGCCATCCCGAGGTTTACATCATCTTCCTGCCCGCCGCCGGTGTCCTCTCGACGATCATTCCAGTCTTCGCGCGCGTGCCGATCCTGGGTTACGGCGCCATCGTCGCGGCGATCGTCGGGCTGGTGTTCCTGTCATTCGGGCTGTGGGTGCATCATATGTTCACGGTGGGCATCCCGCATATGGCGCTTGCGTTCTTTTCCGCCGCCTCGGCCCTGGTGGCGGTGCCCACCTCGGTCCAGATTTTCTCCTGGATCGGGACCATGTGGGCGGGGCGGGTGGAACTGCGGCTGCCGATGCTGCACGTGATCGGCTTCTTCCTGACCTTTGTCATGGGCGGGCTGACCGGGGTGATGCTGGCCATGGTGCCCTTCAACTGGCAGGCCCATGACACCCACTTCGTCGTGGCGCACCTGCATTACGTCCTGGTGGGCGGCTTTGTCTTTCCGATGATGGCGGGCGTCACCTATTGGATGCCGATGATCAGCGGCCGGTTCCGGGTGCGCGCCCTGGGCGAGGCTGCGTTCTGGCTGATCCTGCTGGGCTTTCACGGCACCTTTTTCCTGATGCACCTGACCGGGCTGCTGGGGATGCCGCGCCGGATCGACCGTTACCCGGACAACCCGGAATGGGAATGGCTGAACCTGATATCCTCGGTGGGCGGAATGGTGATGGCGATGGGCTTTGCCCTGTTCGTCCTGGACATCGCGATGCAATGGCTTTTCGGGCGGCGCAGCTACCGCAATCCCTGGCGGGCCGATACGCTGGACTGGGCCATGGCGCTGCCCGCGCCGTCCTATAACTTTGCCTCGCTTCCCGGACCGGGGCGGTGCGACGCAGGCGCGGTCCTGCCACTGGCGCGGGGCGAGGGGCTGCTGCCCGGTGCGCCCCGCACCCGGCGAGAGGTTCTGGTGACCGACGGGGGAACGGGCCGCCCCGACCACGTTGCGGTGGTGCCGGGCAATACGATGCTGCCGATCTGGACCGCCGCCGCGCTTGGCAGTTTCTTCCTGCTGATGCTGGCGGGGCTTTACTGGCTGACGCCGCTGGCTGTTGCGGCGGTGCTGTGGGCCGGATGGCACTGGGGCGGGTTCATGGGCAGCCCGCGCGACGCCGCACCGATCCCGGTGGCGCCGGGATTGGCCCTGCCGGAACATTGGCAGGTCCGCCGGACCCTTGCCTACAGCGGCACGGTGACGCTGCTGGTCGCAGGCGGCACGCTTTATGCCTCGCTGTTGTTCGGCGTGGGGTTCCTGACCGTGATCGCCCCGAACTGGCCTGCCCCGGACAGCGGCCTGACCCTGGGCGCCCTGCTGACCGCCGGGGCCGCGCTGCTGGCCATGGCCGGGGCCACGCTTGCCGCCATCTTGGCCGAAACGCGCCGGGCTGATCCCCTTGGTGTCACGGTGGCCCTTGCCGGGGTGTTGGCCGCGGGACTGGCCGTGGCGCTGCTGGGCGTGCTGGCCTGGCAACTGGACGATCCCCGCCGCCATGCCCGCGACGCCCTGCGCGCGGTGCTGCTGGGCCATGCCGGGTTTTACGGGGTCGTCACGCTGATGCTGGCGCTGCGCAGCCTGTGCGATGCCCGGCAGGGGCGGACCAGCCGAATGCGCCGGGGTGCCGCGCCGGTCTGGCAGTTGTTCCAGGCGTTCTGGCTGGCCACGTCCGTCCTGTCGCTGGGCGTCGTGGCCTTGCAGGAGATCGGCTGA